Proteins from one Mesotoga infera genomic window:
- a CDS encoding ferritin-like domain-containing protein, with product MLTVNDMLSIALKIEGAGYSYYSKLAEKTTGKIKELFSHLADQERDHASRFREMLNDIENLPVTAEWEDNVGYLKSYAEISIFPKIESEEVPQNLNKAISAAMEVEKESIIFYGDLEAFIPNSESLKKIIAEEKRHLIDLVKLYGTV from the coding sequence ATGCTTACCGTAAACGATATGCTTTCAATTGCTCTAAAGATCGAAGGGGCCGGTTATTCTTACTACTCGAAACTCGCAGAAAAAACGACTGGGAAAATTAAGGAGCTCTTCTCTCATCTGGCTGACCAGGAAAGGGACCACGCCAGCAGGTTCAGAGAGATGCTCAATGACATCGAAAACTTACCGGTAACGGCCGAGTGGGAAGACAATGTAGGCTATCTCAAGTCTTATGCGGAGATTTCGATCTTCCCGAAAATCGAATCCGAAGAGGTGCCACAGAACCTCAACAAGGCTATAAGTGCAGCCATGGAAGTCGAGAAAGAGAGCATAATTTTCTACGGCGATCTAGAAGCTTTCATACCAAACAGCGAGAGCCTCAAGAAGATCATCGCTGAGGAGAAAAGGCACCTGATAGATCTCGTGAAACTCTACGGTACGGTTTAA
- a CDS encoding stage V sporulation protein S, whose translation MEILKVSSKSNPNKVAGAIAGVISKNEQVELQAIGAGAVNQAVKAVAIASRFLREQGTKVYMVPGFVEIQIGEEMRTGITIKIISGKEEE comes from the coding sequence ATGGAGATCCTGAAGGTCAGTTCCAAATCAAACCCCAACAAGGTAGCAGGTGCCATCGCCGGAGTAATCTCTAAAAATGAACAGGTGGAGCTTCAGGCCATTGGCGCTGGTGCTGTGAACCAGGCTGTTAAAGCTGTGGCCATCGCCTCAAGATTCCTCAGAGAGCAGGGAACGAAAGTGTATATGGTTCCCGGTTTTGTGGAAATACAGATTGGCGAAGAAATGCGGACGGGAATCACAATAAAGATCATCTCAGGAAAAGAAGAAGAGTAA
- a CDS encoding 2-oxoacid:acceptor oxidoreductase subunit alpha has protein sequence MREFVLLQGDEACALGAIKAGCRFFAGYPITPATEIAETMAKELPKVGGTFIQMEDEIASAAAIIGASLSGEKSMTATSGPGFSLMQEAIGYAAMTETPTVIVNVQRGGPSTGMPTKTAQGDVMQARWGTHGDHQIIAIYPSNVEEVYKYIITAFNYAELYRTPVIFLMDEILGHMRESVYLPYESEIMVVPRTGETGLAEDDIFHPFEGDDQMMVTPLVKMGKSKFHVSGLVHDESGFPVGTPSDVSRLLRRLDNKIRLHSDEIVIYDEFMTEDAEILVLAYGSVARSAIKAVKMAREDKINVGLFKPVTIWPFPSTRLRQLLKKVSAVIVAEMNLGQILFEVSRLNKRGVKLEHLGKVDGELITPQEILDSISRVKSEIMDL, from the coding sequence ATGCGTGAGTTCGTCTTGCTCCAGGGTGATGAAGCCTGCGCACTCGGAGCCATCAAAGCCGGTTGTAGGTTTTTCGCCGGATATCCTATCACACCCGCTACCGAGATAGCGGAAACAATGGCGAAGGAACTTCCAAAAGTCGGCGGTACCTTCATACAAATGGAAGACGAAATCGCCAGTGCTGCCGCCATTATAGGTGCCTCGCTTTCAGGAGAAAAGTCTATGACGGCCACCAGCGGGCCAGGGTTTTCATTGATGCAGGAAGCTATCGGCTACGCCGCGATGACCGAAACTCCTACCGTTATAGTAAATGTCCAACGTGGGGGCCCTTCCACAGGAATGCCTACCAAGACGGCCCAGGGAGATGTGATGCAGGCGAGATGGGGCACTCATGGAGACCACCAGATTATTGCGATTTATCCTTCCAACGTCGAAGAGGTTTATAAGTACATCATTACCGCTTTCAACTATGCGGAACTTTACAGAACTCCAGTGATCTTCCTGATGGACGAGATATTAGGTCACATGAGGGAGAGCGTTTATCTCCCATACGAATCGGAAATAATGGTAGTACCGAGAACAGGTGAAACAGGGCTGGCAGAAGATGATATCTTCCATCCCTTCGAAGGCGACGATCAGATGATGGTTACTCCCCTTGTGAAAATGGGAAAGTCGAAATTTCACGTTTCGGGGCTGGTACACGATGAGTCAGGTTTCCCGGTGGGAACACCATCGGATGTTTCAAGACTCCTCAGACGTCTTGATAACAAGATCCGTTTGCACAGTGACGAGATAGTTATTTACGATGAATTCATGACCGAAGACGCCGAGATTCTGGTTCTGGCATATGGATCTGTGGCGAGAAGCGCAATTAAGGCTGTTAAGATGGCTCGCGAAGACAAGATAAACGTGGGACTTTTCAAACCCGTCACGATCTGGCCTTTCCCGAGCACGAGATTGAGACAGCTCCTCAAAAAAGTCAGTGCAGTGATCGTTGCCGAGATGAATCTCGGTCAAATACTATTCGAAGTGTCGAGATTGAATAAACGGGGAGTAAAGCTTGAGCATTTGGGAAAAGTAGATGGAGAGCTCATCACACCCCAGGAAATACTGGATTCGATATCAAGGGTGAAATCTGAAATAATGGATCTTTGA
- a CDS encoding 4Fe-4S dicluster domain-containing protein codes for MAGKRQFRVNINHNFCKRCGICYWICPTKTITKGELGKPQVLDHTTCIGCSMCENSCPDFAIDIQEVEAVIENA; via the coding sequence ATGGCAGGGAAACGGCAATTTCGAGTGAATATCAACCACAACTTCTGCAAAAGATGCGGTATCTGTTACTGGATCTGTCCGACCAAGACGATAACGAAGGGAGAACTCGGTAAGCCCCAGGTGCTAGATCACACAACCTGTATAGGCTGTTCGATGTGCGAGAACTCCTGTCCGGATTTTGCCATAGACATTCAGGAAGTAGAGGCGGTGATTGAAAATGCGTGA
- a CDS encoding sodium ion-translocating decarboxylase subunit beta encodes MAELISGYFAQSGFATLSWENVVMFAIASLLLYLAVAKDAEPLLLIPIAFGMIIANIPPQVTGVFEPGTGFMWILQQGLVLGIYPPLIFLGIGAVTDFSFVLANPKTLFLGAAAQIGIFVTFIAANLLGFSLLDAAAISIIGGADGPTSIYVASILKSQYLPVIAIASYSYIALVPIIQPPVMKLLTTKKERRIVMGKQLRKVSKLERIVFPVVSTIAISIIVPQSLPLIGMLMLGNLLRENGRTKRLVEASGKYISDTVIILLCVSVGAKADGKIFLSVESIMVMVLGCAAFIVATASGVLFAKLMNLFSTNKVNPLIGAAGVSAVPTAARVAQKVASEEDGTNFILMHAMGPNIAGVIGSAVAAGVFLSIIK; translated from the coding sequence ATGGCAGAGTTGATCTCGGGGTATTTCGCTCAGTCCGGTTTCGCGACCCTGAGCTGGGAAAATGTAGTCATGTTCGCGATAGCTTCGCTTCTACTGTACCTTGCTGTAGCGAAAGACGCGGAGCCTTTGTTGCTTATTCCGATAGCTTTCGGGATGATCATTGCCAACATTCCTCCTCAGGTGACTGGCGTCTTCGAGCCGGGAACGGGTTTCATGTGGATCCTCCAGCAGGGTCTGGTTCTGGGAATCTATCCCCCTCTTATTTTTCTTGGAATCGGAGCCGTAACGGACTTTTCATTCGTTCTTGCAAACCCCAAGACTCTCTTCCTGGGAGCAGCGGCGCAGATAGGCATCTTTGTGACATTCATCGCAGCGAATCTTCTTGGCTTTTCACTACTGGATGCGGCGGCAATTTCGATAATCGGTGGAGCGGACGGACCAACATCCATCTACGTGGCGAGTATTCTCAAGTCCCAGTACCTGCCGGTGATAGCTATAGCATCCTATTCATATATAGCATTGGTCCCCATAATTCAACCACCAGTTATGAAATTGCTAACCACGAAGAAAGAACGCAGGATAGTCATGGGAAAACAACTGAGAAAAGTATCGAAGCTAGAAAGAATCGTATTTCCAGTTGTATCCACTATAGCCATTTCAATAATCGTCCCACAGTCGCTTCCCTTAATTGGAATGTTGATGCTGGGGAATCTGCTTAGAGAGAACGGCAGAACTAAACGTCTTGTAGAGGCTTCCGGCAAGTATATATCAGATACGGTTATAATACTCCTGTGTGTTTCGGTCGGAGCAAAAGCTGATGGAAAGATATTCTTGTCAGTGGAGAGTATAATGGTAATGGTTCTCGGATGTGCAGCTTTCATAGTCGCCACGGCTTCTGGGGTACTTTTCGCCAAGCTGATGAACCTCTTCTCGACTAACAAGGTAAACCCGTTGATAGGAGCCGCCGGAGTATCGGCCGTTCCCACGGCCGCCAGAGTCGCTCAAAAGGTCGCATCCGAAGAGGACGGTACGAATTTCATACTGATGCATGCCATGGGACCTAATATTGCTGGCGTCATAGGTTCTGCGGTAGCCGCCGGAGTTTTTCTTTCTATCATAAAGTAG
- the ppdK gene encoding pyruvate, phosphate dikinase, with product MSKKYVYYFGKTKAEGDAKMKNLLGGKGANLAEMVRLGFPVPPGFTISTEVCKYYYDHGEKYPEELVGEVKAAMEMLEKETGKGFGSAERPLLVSVRSGAAISMPGMMDTILNLGLNNETVKGLINESGNPRFCYDAYRRFLQMFGDVVLKIEHSEFEKALSSVKKEKGVKLDTELDATDMEEVVKRYLEVYKKAGKEFPQDPWEQLWMATNAVFGSWMNERAIKYRALNGVKEGDLLGTAVNVCTMVFGNTGDDSGTGVAFTRDPNTGEKKLYGEYLPNAQGEDVVAGIRTPYPMTKLHEINPAVYDQLLDIFEKLEKHYRDMQDIEFTVEHGTLYLLQTRNGKRTPYASVKIAVDLAKEGLITKEEAVMRVTPDHIETLLHPYFTKETLESAEKLAKGIAASPGAASGVIAFDPETAERMVRDEGKMVILVRPETSPEDIAGMAAAQGILTSTGGKTSHAAVVARGMGKTCIVGCEAVEVDEHAKEMKVNGKILKEGDWLSIDGTTGEVFMGKLDSVKPQGLEGPLAEVLGWADEIRRLGVRTNADTPKDASIARGFGAEGIGLTRTEHMFFQEDRIFAMRQMITSSTLEQRKKALSKLLPMQEDDFYGIFKAMEGYPVTIRLLDPPLHEFLPKEDEDIRDLAKEMGMGYDELKATIEELHEFNPMMGFRGCRLAVVYPEIAEMQTRAIIGAAIKLVKEGMNVIPEIMIPLIIELEELKYVKAIIVKAADEMIREAGVDLVYKVGTMIEVPRAALTADEIAREAEFFSFGTNDLTQMTFGFSRDDYGKFVGHYLEKGILPTDPFQKLDRVGVGQLVKMGTEKGRSTRPDLKVGICGEHGGEPSSVEFCHLVGLNYVSCSPYRVPIARLAAAQAVIKNR from the coding sequence GTGTCAAAGAAATATGTGTACTATTTTGGCAAAACGAAGGCCGAAGGCGATGCGAAGATGAAGAATCTTCTGGGTGGCAAAGGAGCCAACCTGGCCGAAATGGTCAGACTAGGATTCCCAGTGCCTCCGGGCTTCACGATTTCCACCGAAGTCTGTAAGTACTACTATGATCACGGCGAAAAATACCCCGAAGAGCTCGTGGGTGAGGTAAAAGCTGCAATGGAAATGCTAGAGAAAGAAACCGGCAAAGGCTTTGGTTCTGCCGAAAGACCACTTCTAGTATCTGTGAGATCGGGAGCAGCCATTTCAATGCCAGGAATGATGGACACGATTCTTAATCTTGGTCTGAACAACGAGACAGTCAAAGGGCTCATAAACGAATCGGGAAATCCCAGATTCTGCTACGATGCTTACAGAAGGTTCCTTCAGATGTTCGGAGACGTGGTTCTAAAGATAGAGCATTCCGAATTTGAAAAGGCTCTTTCCAGCGTCAAAAAAGAGAAGGGTGTAAAACTCGATACCGAACTGGATGCCACGGATATGGAAGAAGTGGTTAAAAGATACCTGGAGGTCTACAAAAAAGCTGGCAAAGAATTCCCTCAGGATCCCTGGGAGCAGCTTTGGATGGCCACTAACGCTGTTTTTGGAAGCTGGATGAATGAAAGAGCCATCAAATACAGAGCTCTCAACGGAGTGAAGGAGGGCGATCTACTCGGAACGGCCGTGAACGTGTGCACCATGGTTTTCGGAAATACAGGAGACGACAGTGGCACTGGAGTTGCTTTCACCAGAGACCCCAACACGGGTGAAAAAAAATTATACGGTGAGTACCTGCCGAACGCTCAAGGTGAGGACGTCGTTGCAGGTATCAGAACTCCTTACCCGATGACGAAACTTCATGAGATCAATCCAGCTGTTTATGATCAGTTACTAGACATCTTCGAAAAACTTGAAAAGCACTACAGGGACATGCAAGATATCGAGTTCACGGTTGAACATGGAACGCTTTACCTACTTCAGACAAGAAATGGAAAGAGAACACCTTACGCCAGTGTGAAGATCGCCGTTGATCTTGCAAAAGAGGGACTTATAACCAAAGAAGAGGCAGTGATGAGAGTCACTCCCGATCATATCGAGACTCTTCTCCATCCTTACTTCACAAAAGAAACCCTCGAAAGCGCAGAAAAACTCGCCAAAGGGATCGCAGCTTCCCCTGGAGCGGCTTCCGGAGTTATCGCCTTCGACCCCGAGACGGCTGAGAGAATGGTTAGAGACGAGGGAAAGATGGTTATTCTCGTAAGACCGGAGACCTCTCCAGAAGATATCGCTGGAATGGCAGCCGCGCAGGGCATTCTTACCTCTACCGGTGGCAAGACATCCCACGCTGCCGTTGTAGCAAGGGGAATGGGTAAGACCTGTATAGTCGGATGCGAAGCTGTCGAAGTCGACGAACATGCCAAGGAGATGAAGGTCAACGGAAAGATACTCAAAGAGGGAGACTGGCTGAGTATAGACGGTACTACAGGCGAAGTCTTCATGGGAAAACTCGATTCCGTGAAACCGCAAGGACTTGAGGGACCTCTGGCCGAAGTACTTGGCTGGGCCGACGAAATCAGAAGGCTAGGAGTCAGAACCAACGCCGATACACCAAAAGACGCTTCGATTGCAAGAGGTTTCGGTGCGGAAGGAATCGGCCTGACCAGGACAGAACACATGTTCTTCCAGGAGGACAGGATATTTGCAATGCGGCAGATGATAACTTCTAGCACTTTGGAACAACGCAAAAAAGCTCTTTCAAAACTGCTTCCAATGCAAGAAGATGATTTTTACGGGATCTTTAAAGCTATGGAAGGCTATCCCGTCACCATAAGACTTCTCGATCCACCTCTACATGAGTTTCTTCCTAAAGAAGATGAAGATATTAGAGACCTCGCTAAAGAAATGGGAATGGGATACGATGAGCTGAAGGCAACAATTGAAGAGCTTCATGAATTCAACCCAATGATGGGATTCAGAGGCTGCAGACTGGCGGTGGTTTACCCTGAGATAGCCGAAATGCAGACAAGAGCTATCATAGGAGCCGCAATCAAGCTCGTTAAGGAGGGTATGAACGTAATCCCAGAAATAATGATACCCCTCATAATCGAGCTGGAAGAACTCAAGTATGTCAAAGCTATCATCGTCAAGGCAGCAGATGAAATGATAAGGGAAGCCGGTGTCGATCTCGTTTACAAAGTCGGAACAATGATCGAAGTTCCGAGGGCAGCTCTCACAGCCGATGAAATTGCTCGCGAAGCGGAGTTCTTCAGTTTCGGCACCAATGACTTGACCCAGATGACATTCGGGTTCAGCAGAGACGACTACGGAAAGTTCGTAGGTCATTACCTTGAAAAGGGTATTCTTCCCACCGACCCCTTCCAGAAGCTCGATAGAGTGGGCGTGGGACAACTGGTTAAAATGGGTACTGAGAAGGGCCGTTCAACCAGACCTGACTTAAAAGTTGGGATCTGCGGCGAACACGGTGGAGAACCTTCTTCCGTCGAATTCTGTCACTTAGTTGGTCTCAACTACGTGAGCTGTTCACCCTACCGCGTACCAATAGCAAGACTGGCAGCCGCACAGGCAGTAATTAAAAACAGATAA
- a CDS encoding MFS transporter: MKKYFHSFNFYAFSFSVLLYLLSSSINVKGAEWGLSYVEIGLINFGGSIFYVSVASTLGRIGDRIGFKKSLAIGMIAMAVFLNLGFFWKGVADITLFAFGMNLFFGFFFPSLEGLISKGERREGIDPLMTVIRFVLSWSAGNIVGMALGPYLIQKMPQVVFIYGILLSVTSSVMIFISAKRCNESLPGPYSERLKRPMPQADFPRIKEYRRSYRLAFLLAGIIYTSGMALFPKLISASGLPLEKIGFLTVGANVGVFLSFLFMSRFNFWIGNPGKTLMIMLVIFSATVLSFFMPQTAPVFFAVTFLCGVTYAVPYIFAIFYGLNSQDNDHGKQGGVHESMVGIIFGVGPLIGGYFLQVWPDLKSVGVMSLILISMIFIDQIHFIGKVKSNS; the protein is encoded by the coding sequence GTGAAAAAGTATTTTCATTCCTTCAATTTCTACGCTTTTTCCTTTTCGGTACTTCTGTATTTACTGTCCTCATCTATAAATGTTAAGGGAGCAGAATGGGGACTTTCATACGTAGAAATAGGGTTGATCAACTTCGGTGGAAGTATCTTCTATGTATCTGTAGCCAGCACTCTTGGAAGGATAGGAGACAGAATCGGCTTCAAAAAGAGTCTGGCCATCGGAATGATCGCTATGGCAGTTTTTCTGAATCTGGGTTTTTTCTGGAAAGGGGTCGCGGATATAACTCTCTTCGCTTTCGGGATGAACCTCTTCTTCGGCTTTTTCTTTCCATCTCTTGAGGGCTTGATCTCCAAGGGAGAGAGGAGAGAAGGTATAGACCCTTTGATGACGGTGATACGTTTCGTCCTATCCTGGAGCGCCGGCAATATTGTCGGTATGGCACTCGGTCCCTATCTCATTCAAAAGATGCCGCAGGTCGTCTTCATATATGGAATCCTTCTATCTGTTACGAGTTCGGTAATGATTTTCATAAGCGCGAAAAGATGCAATGAATCGCTTCCCGGACCTTACAGCGAAAGACTTAAAAGGCCGATGCCGCAGGCCGATTTTCCAAGAATAAAAGAGTACCGCAGATCTTACAGGCTGGCCTTCCTGCTGGCGGGGATAATATACACAAGCGGGATGGCTCTCTTTCCAAAGTTGATTTCGGCTTCAGGTCTGCCACTGGAGAAAATAGGCTTTTTGACCGTTGGTGCTAACGTCGGTGTCTTTCTCTCTTTTCTTTTCATGAGTAGGTTTAATTTCTGGATTGGCAATCCAGGTAAAACCTTGATGATAATGCTGGTAATCTTCTCCGCAACCGTTCTGTCATTCTTCATGCCTCAAACAGCTCCTGTGTTCTTCGCTGTTACTTTTCTTTGTGGCGTCACTTATGCGGTTCCCTATATTTTCGCGATCTTTTATGGTCTCAACTCACAGGACAACGACCACGGTAAACAGGGAGGAGTACACGAATCCATGGTCGGTATAATCTTTGGCGTTGGCCCGTTAATAGGAGGGTATTTTCTTCAGGTGTGGCCCGATTTGAAAAGTGTGGGTGTCATGTCGCTTATACTCATTTCGATGATATTCATCGATCAAATTCACTTCATAGGAAAAGTAAAAAGCAACTCGTAA
- a CDS encoding ABC transporter substrate-binding protein produces the protein MRKRVLLVVMFAILAVFVMAKTEIEFWHAMGGAQGTTVTEIVNSFNEANPEIVVKAIYVGNYSALQQKLLVSAESNTLPALSQAYGNWTARLIPRGVVQELNTLIADPEVGLTDEEWAAIWSPFKKMVTWGSTIYALPFNKSTYVLYYNTDLFEQYGLEVPKTMEDLLFAAMMLTEDKNKDGTIDQYGFGFRTTIDHFMTFLRANKGEAIEILNDGSIKVIINSPQAKEALQLMYDMAHTYGVALFQGGYLDAPFGDGKIAMFIETIASASYVDSGSRGKHGWAWAPVPMWEVQAPPFAGTDVVMFTGINAEQKAAAWKFMKYLVSPEIQAYWSVKTGYMPVTQLALDTPQWKAYEQQNPTVAVPISQIPFGSVDPNVALWDDVRNVLGTMVGDVINQKRTVDEGLAWAEQELLRIIANQ, from the coding sequence ATGCGCAAAAGAGTTCTTCTCGTGGTGATGTTTGCGATTCTCGCGGTCTTCGTAATGGCGAAGACGGAAATCGAGTTCTGGCATGCAATGGGTGGCGCACAGGGAACGACCGTTACAGAGATCGTTAATTCGTTCAACGAAGCCAATCCGGAAATTGTAGTCAAGGCCATCTATGTGGGCAATTACAGTGCATTGCAGCAGAAGCTCCTTGTAAGTGCTGAAAGCAACACACTTCCGGCCCTTTCTCAGGCTTACGGAAATTGGACGGCCAGATTGATCCCCAGGGGTGTCGTGCAGGAACTGAATACTCTTATCGCCGATCCCGAAGTCGGTCTGACCGACGAAGAATGGGCAGCCATCTGGTCGCCTTTCAAGAAAATGGTGACATGGGGAAGTACGATCTACGCCCTGCCATTCAACAAGAGTACATATGTTCTCTACTACAACACCGACCTATTCGAGCAGTACGGTCTTGAAGTTCCAAAGACGATGGAAGACTTACTCTTCGCAGCAATGATGCTTACCGAGGATAAGAACAAAGACGGGACTATCGATCAATATGGATTTGGTTTCAGAACGACCATAGATCATTTCATGACCTTCCTCAGGGCCAACAAAGGTGAAGCCATCGAGATATTAAACGACGGCTCGATCAAGGTTATAATCAACTCTCCGCAAGCAAAAGAGGCTTTACAACTGATGTACGACATGGCCCATACCTACGGGGTCGCTCTTTTCCAGGGCGGTTATCTCGACGCTCCGTTCGGTGACGGCAAAATCGCTATGTTCATCGAAACTATTGCATCGGCCTCTTATGTTGACAGCGGTTCCAGAGGAAAGCACGGATGGGCATGGGCACCAGTTCCAATGTGGGAAGTTCAGGCACCACCGTTCGCTGGAACAGATGTAGTGATGTTTACCGGTATCAACGCCGAACAGAAGGCTGCCGCATGGAAATTCATGAAGTATCTGGTAAGTCCGGAGATCCAGGCTTACTGGTCGGTGAAGACTGGCTATATGCCCGTTACGCAGCTTGCCCTCGATACTCCCCAGTGGAAGGCATATGAGCAGCAGAATCCGACAGTTGCCGTACCGATAAGTCAGATTCCCTTCGGTTCCGTCGATCCAAACGTTGCTCTTTGGGATGATGTGAGAAACGTACTAGGAACTATGGTGGGCGATGTCATCAACCAGAAGAGAACGGTCGATGAAGGTCTAGCCTGGGCAGAACAGGAGCTACTAAGAATTATAGCCAATCAATAA
- the coaE gene encoding dephospho-CoA kinase (Dephospho-CoA kinase (CoaE) performs the final step in coenzyme A biosynthesis.) — MLGIVGKAGSGKSTIASALEKSGAIRVSLDEIGHQALDSMKEEIRREFGECIMTGDSVDRKKLGDVVFNSPKLLERLNRIVHPVIRSVALAKMIDDTKLYVIDGALLHQIGLSEFCDKILWIECSPEETVRRLALRGMTEYKARLILQSQQHLDSLRDSADAIVDTSGDAAATLRKVEEVLFEWGIML; from the coding sequence GTGCTGGGCATAGTAGGCAAGGCCGGTTCGGGCAAATCCACGATTGCATCTGCCCTTGAAAAATCCGGCGCGATTCGGGTATCGCTAGATGAAATTGGCCACCAAGCTCTCGATTCGATGAAAGAGGAAATTCGCAGAGAGTTCGGAGAGTGTATAATGACCGGAGACTCTGTCGATAGAAAGAAGCTGGGGGATGTTGTCTTCAACAGTCCAAAGCTTTTGGAAAGATTGAACCGTATAGTTCATCCAGTGATTCGTTCTGTGGCACTTGCAAAGATGATCGACGATACCAAGCTTTACGTAATTGATGGCGCATTGCTTCACCAAATTGGTCTCTCGGAATTTTGCGATAAAATCTTATGGATAGAATGTTCACCTGAAGAAACTGTGCGACGTCTTGCGCTACGTGGAATGACCGAATACAAAGCCAGACTGATATTGCAGTCCCAGCAACATCTTGACAGTTTAAGAGACTCTGCCGACGCCATTGTTGATACATCTGGAGATGCCGCCGCTACTTTGCGAAAAGTGGAAGAGGTTCTTTTTGAATGGGGCATAATGCTATAA